Proteins encoded within one genomic window of Carassius carassius chromosome 22, fCarCar2.1, whole genome shotgun sequence:
- the LOC132098597 gene encoding zona pellucida sperm-binding protein 4-like, giving the protein MGKRDKGVKTMSGRQSCAGNGPEWANSDDTKNEDHMEFSQERDRIREKRGGESGKEGSKKFKGMMTKVDGKDDNLKIDDECKVILRFEEENGVHSYESSEVDYDIKKPMTVQCIRDGQFVVVVSRDVTLPRLSLDTVHLLGGNDPPCAPVGSTPSFAIYQFPVTACGTSVMEDSGYVVYENRMTSSYEVGIGPYGSITRDSHFEFLFQCRYSGTSVEALVVEVNSVPPPPPVAAPGPLRVELRLANGQCVTKGCAEGDEAYTSYYSDADYPITKVLREPVYVEVHIMERTDPNIVLTLGRCWTTSTPSPLSLPQWDLLIDG; this is encoded by the exons ATGGGGAAACGTGACAAAGGAGTGAAAACGATGTCGGGTAGGCAAAGCTGTGCTGGAAATGGGCCAGAATGGGCTAACTCGGATGACACTAAGAATGAAGATCATATGGAGTTTAGTCAGGAGAGAgatagaataagagagaaacgggGTGGTGAAAGTGGAAAAGAGGGGTCAAAGAAATTCAAAGGGATGATGACTAAAGTGGATGGAAAGGATGATAATTTGAAGATAGATGATGAGTGCAAAGTAATACTTAGATTTGAGGAAGAAAATGGAGTGCATTCGTATGAATCCAGTGAAGTTGACTACGATATTAAAAAACCAA tgactgtccagtgtattagagatggtcagtttgtggtagtggtgtctagagacgttactctgcctcgactgagtctggatacggttcatctactgggtggaaatgacccaccttgtgctcctgtggggtctacaccttcctttgctatataccagttccctgtgaccgcatgtggcacgagcgtGATG gaggacagcggatatgtggtgtatgaaaacagaatgacctcctcgtatgaagtggggattggaccatatggttccatcacaagggacagtcattttga gtttctcttccagtgtagatattcgggaacttctgtggaagctctggttgtggaggtcaactctgttcctccacctccaccagtagctgctcctggacctctcagggtggagctcagactggccaatggccaatgtgtcaccaaaggctgtgctgaag gggatgaggcctacacgtcctattacagtgacgctgattatcccatcacaaaagtcctgcgagagcctgtgtatgttgaggtgcacattatggagaggaccgaccccaacattgtcctgacgctgggacgttgttggacgacttcaacccccagtccactcagtctcccccagtgggaccttctgatcgacggGTGA
- the LOC132098595 gene encoding uncharacterized protein LOC132098595, translating into MMQQTDQQFQLQKPVQQLTNQQFPLRKPVQQLTKPQFPLQKPVQQLTNQQFPLQKPVQQLPTPQFPLQKPVQQLPTPQFPLQKPVQQLTKPQFPLQKPVQQLTNQQFPLQKPVQQLPTPQFPLQKPVQQITKPQFPIQKPVKQQFQKPVVQAEPLDKCAVADSEQIQCGLPGISGAECEAINCCFNGQQCFYGRAVY; encoded by the exons ATGATGcagcaaactgaccagcagtttcagctccagaagccagttcaacagctaactaaccaacaGTTTCCGCTtcggaagccagttcaacagctaactaagccgcagtttccgcttcagaagcctgttcaacagctaactaaccagcagtttccacttcagaaaccagttcaacagctacctacaccgcagtttccacttcagaagccagttcaacagctacctaccccgcaatttccacttcagaagcctgttcaacagttaactaagccgcagtttccgcttcagaagcctgttcaacagctaactaaccagcagtttccgcttcagaagccagttcaacagctacctaccccgcaatttccacttcagaagccagttcaacagataactaagccgcagtttccgattcagaagccagttaaacagcagtttcagaagccagtagtgcaggcagagccccttgataaatgtgctgtagctgattctgagcagatccaatgtggtctacctgggatcagtggtgctgagtgtgaagctatcaactgctgctttaacggacagcagtgtttctatggaAGGGCGG tgtattag
- the LOC132098432 gene encoding zona pellucida sperm-binding protein 3-like yields the protein MGLLQYVLVLVVLVVFDLKNAFGSLRSSQSPKSKKHQSYLASRVPVSSQVLGNTLQKASPSQSLDYRGFAQEPLGLQEKQVLQGPVKPLDWRFPIVPEVPSEMAVDFHLRQPVTPSSVAIQCGENRVHVEVQQDLFSNGELIQPSGLTLGGCPVVGLVPGSKVLFFENELQDCNSVLMMTKDELVYTFALTYTPEAFAGTPITRAGGAVIGVQCHYQRFQNVSGNALKPTWVPYASTEAGEEVLLFSLKLMMDDWSYERPSNSYFLGDVIKVEASVKVYNHVPLRVFVDSCVATQVPDVNALPRYLFIENHGCLVDAKVTASSSRFMPRSQEDKIRFQLEAFMFQGGSSPSIYITCVLKATLASAPSDALHKSCSFANGWLAADGNHQVCGCCDSTCGPDGGTAASPFGGLQWEGKASLGPVVVQEHKKTLAGLQ from the exons atgggtcttttgcaatatgtgttagtgctggttgtgcttgtggtgtttgatctgaagaatgcttttgGAAGTTTGAGATCCAGTCAAAGTCCAAAAAGCAAGAAGCATCAATCATATCTAGCTTCCAGAGTGCCTGTTTCTTCTCAAGTGCTCGGAAACACTTTGCAGAAGGCTTCTCCGTCTCAGAGTCTTGACTACAGAGGATTTGCACAagagcctcttggtcttcaggagaagcaggtgttgcagggaccagtgaagcctttggactggaggttccccattgttccagaagtgccgagtgagatggcggtggacttccatttgaggcaacctgtgactCCCAGTAGTGTAGCTATTCAATGTGGTGAGAACCGGGTTCATGTGGAGGTACAGCAGGACTTGTTTAGCAATGGtgaactgatccagccatctggtctgactttgggaggatgtcctgttgtcggtttggtcccaggctccaaggtgctcttctttgagaatgaactgcaggactgcaacagtgTGTTGATG atgaccaaggatgagcttgtctacacctttgcccttacctacactcctgaggcgtttgctggcactccgattacccgtgcaggtggtgcagttattggTGTTCAATGCCATTATCAAAG gtttcaaaatgtcagcggtaatgccttgaagccaacttgggtcccttatgcctcaacggaggctggtgaagaagtcttgctgttctccctgaagctcatgatgg atgactggtccTATGAGAGGCCTTCAAACTCTTACTTCCTGGGTGATGTTATTAAAGTTGAGGCATCCGTGAAGGTATACAACCACGTCCCTCTGCGTGTGTTCgtggacagctgtgtggccacccaagtacctgatgtgaacgcccttccgagatatttgttcattgagaatcatgg Atgtcttgtggatgccaaggtcacagcttccagctcgcgcttcatgcctcgatcccaggaagacaaaatccggttccagctggaggccttcatgttccaggggggatccagtccttct atctacataacgtgtgttctgaaggccactcttgcttctgcacctagtgacgcgctccacaaatcctgttcctttgccaatgg gtggcttgctgctgatgggaaccaccaggtttgtggttgctgtgactccacatgtggtcctgatggtggaactgctgcttctccttttgGAG GCCTTCAGTGGGAAGGGAAGGCCTCGCTCGGTCCTGTAGTGGTTCAAGAGCACAAGAAGACTTTGGctggtcttcaataa
- the LOC132098596 gene encoding zona pellucida sperm-binding protein 4-like, which yields MVSSSYCSGYVVYENRMTSSYEVGIGPYGSITRDSHFEFLFQCRYSGTSVEALVVEVNSVPPPPPVAAPGPLRVELRLANGQCVTKGCAEGDEAYTSYYSDADYPITKVLREPVYVEVHIMERTDPNIVLTLGRCWTTSTPSPLSLPQWDLLIDGCPYQDDRYLTTLVPVTGSSGLQFPTHYKRFVVKMFTFVDPASLAALKETIFIHCSTEVCHPSSGSCEQSCTRKRRDTRIKAVSGEQTVVSSGEVTLVM from the exons ATGGTGAGCAGCAgctactg cagcggatatgtggtgtatgaaaaccgaatgacctcctcgtatgaagtggggattggaccatatggttccatcacaagggacagtcattttga gtttctcttccagtgtagatattcgggaacttctgtggaagctctggttgtggaggtcaactctgttcctccacctccaccagtagctgctcctggacctctcagggtggagctcagactggccaatggccaatgtgtcaccaaaggctgtgctgaag gggatgaggcctacacgtcctattacagtgacgctgattatcccatcacaaaagtcctgcgagagcctgtgtatgttgaggtgcacattatggagaggaccgaccccaacattgtcctgacgctgggacgttgttggacgacttcaacccccagtccactcagtctcccccagtgggaccttctgatcgacgg atgcccttaccaggacgaccgctatctgaccacactggttccagtgactggatcgtctggtcttcagttcccaacccactacaagcgctttgttgtgaagatgttcacatttgtagatccagcctcactggctgctctgaaggaaacc atcttcatccactgcagtacagaggtgtgccatccatcatctggctcttgtgagcaaagctgcactaggaaac gaagagacactcgtatcaaggctgtctctggggagcagactgtggtttctagtggagaagttactctggtcatgtaa